In Flavobacterium sp. 83, the genomic window TAGAAAGTGAAGGTGTTTTAGAAATGATGCCTGATGGGTATGGTTTCTTGCGTTCTTCAGATTATAATTATTTGGCTTCACCAGATGATATTTATTTATCTACTTCTCAAATCAGATTGTTCGGTCTTAAAACTGGAGATACTGTAAAAGGGGTGGTCCGTCCACCAAAAGAAGGAGAGAAATTTTTCCCATTAGTACGCGTTTTAAAAATAAACGGGCACGATCCTCAAGTGGTTCGTGATAGAGTTTCATTCGAACATTTAACGCCTGTTTTCCCTTCAGAGAAATTTAAATTGGCGGAGAAGCAAAGTACGATTTCAACACGAATTATCGATTTGTTTTCACCAATAGGAAAAGGCCAACGTGGAATGATTGTGGCGCAACCTAAAACGGGTAAAACCATGTTGCTTAAGGAAATTGCCAATGCAATTGCTGCGAACCATCCTGAAGTGTATTTAATTGTTTTGTTGATTGATGAACGCCCCGAAGAGGTTACAGATATGCAACGCAGTGTGCGTGGGGAAGTAATTGCTTCTACGTTTGACAGAGAACCACAAGAGCACGTGAAAATTGCGAATATTGTACTTGAAAAAGCAAAACGATTGGTGGAATGTGGTCATGATGTTGTGATTTTATTAGATTCTATTACGCGTTTGGCGAGAGCTTACAATACAGTTCAGCCAGCTTCAGGTAAAGTATTAAGTGGAGGTGTAGATGCAAATGCATTGCAAAAACCAAAACGTTTCTTTGGAGCTGCCCGTAATGTAGAAAACGGAGGTTCATTGAGTATTATCGCTACTGCATTGACTGAAACTGGTTCAAAAATGGACGAAGTTATTTTCGAAGAATTTAAAGGTACTGGTAATATGGAATTGCAATTGGATAGAAAAATTGCAAACAAACGTATTTTCCCGGCTATCGATTTGACTTCTTCAAGTACAAGACGAGACGATATGTTATTGGATCAAAAAACATTGCAAAGAATGTGGATTATGAGAAAATACCTTTCGGATATGAACCCAGTAGAAGCGATGGATTTTATTAATGATCGTTTCAAGAAAACGAAGAATAATGAGGAGTTTTTAATCTCAATGAATGATTAAGAATAGTAAAATTAAATAAAGATATAGATAATACGCATAAAAAAAGTCCTCGAATTTCGAGGACTTTTTTGTGAATTTTGAAGTCTAAATCTATATTCTATTCTATTTCTTTCTGTACTCTTTTTTCTTTCTGTTCTGAGTTCTCTTTACGCTCTAACAACGCCATGTAGAATCCGTCAAAACCAGATTCGGAAGCCAATATTTTTTGGTCTTTTATGAAGTTGAATTGTTTTCCAATGTCAGTTGTTAAAAAGCGTTTTACCTGTTCTTGGTTTTCTGAAGGTAATATAGAACAAGTGGCGTATACTAATTTCCCCCCCGGTTTTACAATTTTAGAATAGCTTTCTAAAACTTCCGATTGTACTTTGCGGATGTTATCAATAAATTCCGGTTTTAATTTCCATTTAGCATCCGGATTTCTTTTCAGTACTCCTAAACCACTACACGGTGCGTCAATTAAAACACGGTCTGCTTTTTCGTGTAGTTTTTTGATGATTTTTGTAGAATCAATGATGCGGTATTCAATATTAAAAGCACCGTCTCTTTTGGCTCTGATTTTTAATTGCTTCAATTTGCTTTCATACAAATCCATAGCGATTAATTGTCCTTTATTTTCCATCAAAGAAGCAATATGCAATGTTTTTCCTCCTGCACCAGCGCATGTATCAACAACACGCATTCCAGGTTTTACATCAAGGAACGCTGCTACTAATTGTGAATTGGCATCTTGTACTTCAAAGAAACCTTGTTTGAAAGCATCAGTCAAGAAAACATTGGCTCTTTCTTTTAGCACTAAAGCATCAGGTTGATTTTTCAATGTTTCTGTTTCGATGTTTAAATCCATCAAAATAGCACGTAGTGCTTCTCTAGTTGTCTTAAGTGTGTTTACTCTTAGGATTACCTTAGCAGGTTGGTTTTGAGCCGTTATTTCAGTTGCCCAAACTTTCTCTCCTAATTCTTTAACTCCTAATTCATCCATCCAGTCCGGAATAGATTCTTTCAAAGCTCTTACTTTGGATAGTTCGTCAAAACGTCCTTTAATTTTTCTTTCAGGAGTTCCTTCCAGCTGACGCCAGTCAGGAATAGGGTAGCCTCTTAAAACTGCCCATACCGAAAACATTCTCCAAAGATTGTCTCTGTCGAAAGGTTCTTTTACTTCGGCTATTTCTGCATATAATCTTTTCCAACGAACAATTTCGTAGATGGTTTCTGCAACAAATTTTCTGTCAGAGCTTCCCCAACGTTTGTCTTTTTTTAAGGATCTTGCTACCACTTTATCAGCATATTCGCCTTCATTAAATATGGCGTTCAAAGCATCGATGGTAGTATAAACTAAATTTCTGTGTAATCTCATTTTAAATAATTGAGGTGCAAAGGTACTATTAATTGATTGAATGTTATATTTTTAATAATGAATGTTGTTTTAAAATTTTTTGACATAAAAAAACACTGTTTTCAAAACAGTGTTTTTTATAAATTATTTAGGTTTTAAAATCATTATTTAACTCTGGTTAAACCAATATTCTCAGGAGGATGAAGTACCATTGGGAATTTTTCTATTTTAACAGAGCTGCTGTCTAGACCGAATGCTCTTTCTTCGGATAAACTTAGTTTTTTAATAAAGAAATAAGAATTCATTACTAATTTCTCATGCCATCTTAAATCACTATCATTTGAAAGGAATTTTTCAGATAATACAAATTTGAAATCACCAATAATGTTGTTTTTGTTCAAAGATTCGTAGCGACTGGTTATGTCCATCTCTCCTTTTTGTACCATGTCTTTAATTACTTCTTTAAACATCAAGTTTATTTTAGTAGGCTCTCTAAAACCTAAATTGAAATCAACACGATACAAATCATCTTTAACAATTTCGGTTACTTTATACTCTGTTTTGTATGGTTCAGTTAGTATATTCACGTGCACAAACCAATAAATATCAGCTCTTTTAGGTCTTTTTTGTAAAATGGAATACATTACTTTTTCTTCTATTTCATCAGTTCTGCTGGCATTAGTCATATAAACTAAATGCGTTGCATATTTTGGTATCGATAAATCCGCGCTTAGTTCAACAAGTACTTTTTTGTAATCTTCAATCTTAACAATTTTGGTGTAGCTCTTGTTAATTTTCTTAGCTAAATACCAAATAGTCATTACAGTAATTAAAAGTGTCGCTATAAA contains:
- the rho gene encoding transcription termination factor Rho is translated as MFDISALKEMKLSELQEIAKSAKTIKFNGVKKDTLISQILEHQVATNVDSALDSKKESNVEDDKPKRARIVPVKKVAIQKVVKNTLFEKEETAKEISTPVEENIPSVEPTPKQEEVSPIVEQPVDGEKKVGKIIKFNKSAYEKKIALKKDKEEIKEATKENVEATDVATEDKTEVPAAPVKKINPNQLHKQNPNQNSNQNPNQNGNQNPNFKNKKSNFAASDFEFDGIIESEGVLEMMPDGYGFLRSSDYNYLASPDDIYLSTSQIRLFGLKTGDTVKGVVRPPKEGEKFFPLVRVLKINGHDPQVVRDRVSFEHLTPVFPSEKFKLAEKQSTISTRIIDLFSPIGKGQRGMIVAQPKTGKTMLLKEIANAIAANHPEVYLIVLLIDERPEEVTDMQRSVRGEVIASTFDREPQEHVKIANIVLEKAKRLVECGHDVVILLDSITRLARAYNTVQPASGKVLSGGVDANALQKPKRFFGAARNVENGGSLSIIATALTETGSKMDEVIFEEFKGTGNMELQLDRKIANKRIFPAIDLTSSSTRRDDMLLDQKTLQRMWIMRKYLSDMNPVEAMDFINDRFKKTKNNEEFLISMND
- a CDS encoding RsmB/NOP family class I SAM-dependent RNA methyltransferase produces the protein MRLHRNLVYTTIDALNAIFNEGEYADKVVARSLKKDKRWGSSDRKFVAETIYEIVRWKRLYAEIAEVKEPFDRDNLWRMFSVWAVLRGYPIPDWRQLEGTPERKIKGRFDELSKVRALKESIPDWMDELGVKELGEKVWATEITAQNQPAKVILRVNTLKTTREALRAILMDLNIETETLKNQPDALVLKERANVFLTDAFKQGFFEVQDANSQLVAAFLDVKPGMRVVDTCAGAGGKTLHIASLMENKGQLIAMDLYESKLKQLKIRAKRDGAFNIEYRIIDSTKIIKKLHEKADRVLIDAPCSGLGVLKRNPDAKWKLKPEFIDNIRKVQSEVLESYSKIVKPGGKLVYATCSILPSENQEQVKRFLTTDIGKQFNFIKDQKILASESGFDGFYMALLERKENSEQKEKRVQKEIE